In Candidatus Tumulicola sp., a single window of DNA contains:
- the atpA gene encoding F0F1 ATP synthase subunit alpha produces MINADEIAGILKQQIKAAHTETREDEVGTVIEVGDSVARVYGLSAVGLNELVQFPNGLYGIAFNLEEDNVGVIILGSDVEIKEGATVRRTRKIVSVPVGDAIVGRLLDPLGQPLDDKGPVNAAKTRPIETQAPGVVQRQPVHQPLQTGIKSIDGLIPIGRGQRELIIGDRQTGKTAIALDTILNQKGQNVICIYVAIGQKASTVAQIHKLLTDNGAMEYTTIVAANASDPASMRYIAPYSGCAMGQELMYAGKDVLIIYDDLSKHAQAYREISLVLRRPPGREAYPGDIFYLHSRLLERAAKLSDELGAGSLTALPVIETQQGDVSAYIPTNLISITDGQIYLETGLFFNGIRPAVDVGLSVSRVGGNAQTKAMKAVAGQLRLELSQYRDLAAFSKFASDLDKATQAQLTRGEKITETLKQPQFEPLPLEKQVIQIYIAVRDFLADVPTERLSQFHREFFEFLQTAHPEVAKTIAESKELGDDVKATIDKAMPEFKQRFAKSAVVAAK; encoded by the coding sequence ATGATCAACGCCGACGAAATCGCCGGAATACTCAAGCAGCAGATCAAGGCTGCGCACACCGAGACGCGCGAGGACGAGGTCGGCACCGTCATCGAGGTCGGCGACTCCGTGGCGCGCGTCTATGGGCTGAGCGCCGTCGGCCTGAACGAGCTGGTGCAGTTCCCCAATGGGCTTTACGGCATCGCCTTCAACCTCGAGGAAGACAACGTCGGCGTCATCATCTTGGGATCCGACGTGGAGATCAAGGAAGGCGCCACCGTGCGCCGCACGCGCAAGATCGTCTCGGTGCCCGTCGGCGACGCGATCGTCGGGCGTCTGCTCGATCCGCTGGGCCAGCCGCTCGATGACAAAGGTCCGGTCAACGCCGCAAAAACGCGCCCGATCGAAACGCAGGCGCCGGGCGTCGTGCAGCGCCAGCCGGTGCACCAGCCGCTGCAAACGGGCATCAAATCGATCGACGGGCTCATCCCCATCGGGCGCGGCCAGCGCGAGCTCATCATCGGCGACCGCCAAACCGGCAAAACCGCGATCGCGCTCGACACGATCCTCAATCAAAAAGGCCAAAACGTCATCTGCATCTACGTCGCCATCGGGCAAAAGGCGTCGACGGTCGCGCAGATCCACAAGCTTCTCACCGACAACGGCGCCATGGAGTACACGACCATCGTCGCCGCCAACGCCTCGGATCCGGCGAGCATGCGCTACATCGCCCCGTACTCAGGCTGCGCCATGGGCCAGGAGCTGATGTACGCGGGCAAAGACGTGCTCATCATCTACGACGATCTTTCCAAGCACGCGCAAGCGTATCGCGAGATCTCGCTGGTGTTGCGCCGGCCACCGGGCCGCGAGGCGTATCCGGGCGACATCTTCTACCTCCACTCGCGCCTGCTGGAGCGCGCGGCCAAACTCTCGGACGAACTCGGCGCCGGCTCGCTCACCGCGCTGCCGGTGATCGAGACGCAGCAAGGCGACGTCTCGGCCTACATCCCGACCAACCTGATCTCCATCACGGACGGGCAGATCTATCTGGAGACCGGACTGTTCTTCAACGGCATACGCCCGGCGGTCGACGTGGGACTGTCCGTGTCACGCGTGGGCGGCAACGCGCAGACCAAAGCCATGAAGGCGGTCGCGGGTCAGTTGCGCCTCGAGCTGTCGCAGTATCGCGATCTTGCGGCCTTCTCCAAATTCGCGTCCGATCTCGACAAGGCGACCCAAGCGCAGTTGACGCGCGGCGAGAAGATCACGGAAACGCTCAAGCAGCCGCAGTTCGAACCGCTGCCGCTCGAAAAACAGGTCATCCAGATCTACATCGCGGTGCGCGACTTCTTGGCAGACGTGCCCACCGAACGCCTCAGCCAGTTCCATCGCGAGTTCTTCGAGTTCTTGCAGACCGCGCATCCGGAGGTCGCCAAGACGATCGCCGAGAGCAAAGAGCTGGGCGACGACGTGAAAGCGACGATCGACAAAGCGATGCCCGAGTTCAAGCAACGCTTCGCAAAATCAGCGGTCGTAGCCGCGAAGTAA
- the atpG gene encoding ATP synthase F1 subunit gamma, whose translation MPTLRQIRDRVKSLKSTQQITRAMKMVAGARIRRAELAMRSARPYADAMGRMLGELARAGAGRDHPLLLPRDVSIRGVVLLTADKGLCGAFNSNLVRAALAEAQAAQTRLYLVGTKGEVQLRRQPQPKAAFWPLQSKPFPELARELAAKISDDFLAGEVDLVTLVSSRFVSTMVQRPTSLQLLPIAPPAADDTAAEQQGPRNAFEFEPDPKHVLAALLPKYLEFTLYQALLETQASEFAARLIAMTNATDNAGKIIDELTLVMNNTRQAAITKEILEIVGGAEALKG comes from the coding sequence ATGCCGACACTCCGTCAGATCCGCGACCGCGTCAAGTCGCTGAAGAGCACGCAGCAGATCACGCGCGCCATGAAGATGGTGGCCGGCGCGCGCATCCGCCGCGCCGAACTCGCCATGCGCAGCGCGCGACCGTACGCGGACGCGATGGGCCGCATGCTCGGCGAGCTTGCGCGGGCCGGCGCGGGCCGCGACCATCCGCTGCTGCTGCCTCGCGACGTTTCGATTCGCGGCGTGGTGCTCCTGACCGCCGACAAGGGCTTGTGCGGTGCGTTCAATTCGAATCTGGTGCGGGCTGCGCTCGCGGAGGCGCAAGCAGCGCAAACGCGCCTGTACCTTGTCGGCACCAAGGGCGAAGTGCAGCTGCGGCGCCAGCCGCAACCCAAGGCGGCGTTCTGGCCGCTGCAAAGCAAGCCGTTTCCCGAACTCGCGCGCGAACTGGCCGCCAAGATCTCCGACGACTTCCTCGCGGGCGAGGTGGATCTCGTGACCCTCGTGTCGAGCCGCTTCGTATCGACGATGGTGCAGCGGCCTACCTCCCTGCAGTTGTTGCCCATCGCACCGCCTGCTGCCGACGACACGGCGGCGGAACAGCAGGGGCCGCGCAACGCGTTCGAGTTCGAACCCGATCCGAAGCACGTGCTGGCAGCGCTCCTGCCGAAGTACCTCGAGTTCACGCTCTACCAGGCGCTGCTGGAGACGCAAGCGTCCGAGTTCGCCGCGCGATTGATCGCCATGACCAACGCCACCGACAACGCCGGCAAGATTATCGACGAGCTGACGCTCGTCATGAACAACACGCGCCAAGCGGCGATCACCAAAGAGATATTGGAGATCGTCGGCGGCGCCGAGGCTCTGAAAGGCTAA
- the atpD gene encoding F0F1 ATP synthase subunit beta has product MAGTGKVTQVLGNVVDVSFSAETLPNIYTALLVDLAGADGKQHELTLEVQSELGNNQVRCLAMGGTEGLVRGQDVRDTGQPITVPVGEGTLGRIFNVLGNTIDSAAPVKAAARYPIHRPAPKVDEQDPTTIMFETGIKVIDLMAPYVRGGKVGLFGGAGVGKTVLIQELIRNIAAEHGGFSVFTGIGERTREGNDLWMEMKHSGVIDKTTLVFGQMDEPPGVRLRVGLAGVTMAEYFRDEQGKDVLLFIDNIFRFMQAGSEVSALLGRMPSAVGYQPTLASEMGALEERITSTRKGSITSVQAVYVPADDLTDPAVATTFSHLDATTVLSRSISDKGIYPAVDPLASNSRILEPRFVGDEHYQVARRVQEILQRNKDLQDIIAILGVEELSEEDKVAVRRARRIQRFLSQPFFVAEAFTGRSGKYVPLKETIAGFKELVEGKLDDLPEQAFYMCGNIDEAKANADKMKSAA; this is encoded by the coding sequence ATGGCAGGCACCGGAAAAGTCACTCAAGTGTTAGGCAACGTGGTCGACGTCTCGTTCAGCGCCGAGACATTGCCGAACATCTATACCGCGCTGCTGGTCGACCTGGCCGGCGCCGACGGCAAACAGCACGAGCTCACTCTCGAAGTGCAAAGCGAGCTCGGCAACAATCAGGTGCGCTGCCTCGCCATGGGCGGCACCGAAGGGCTGGTGCGCGGTCAGGACGTGCGCGACACAGGCCAGCCGATCACGGTGCCGGTGGGTGAAGGCACGCTCGGGCGCATTTTCAACGTGCTGGGCAACACGATCGACTCCGCCGCGCCGGTGAAAGCGGCGGCGCGCTATCCGATCCATAGACCGGCTCCCAAAGTCGACGAGCAAGACCCGACCACGATCATGTTCGAAACCGGCATCAAAGTCATCGATCTCATGGCGCCGTACGTGCGCGGCGGCAAAGTGGGTCTGTTCGGCGGCGCGGGCGTCGGCAAGACCGTCTTGATCCAGGAACTCATCCGCAACATCGCAGCCGAGCACGGCGGCTTCTCCGTCTTCACCGGCATCGGTGAACGCACGCGCGAAGGCAACGATTTGTGGATGGAGATGAAACATTCCGGCGTCATCGACAAGACGACGCTCGTCTTCGGCCAGATGGACGAGCCACCTGGGGTGCGGCTGCGCGTCGGACTTGCGGGCGTGACGATGGCGGAGTATTTCCGCGACGAGCAGGGCAAAGACGTGCTGCTGTTCATCGACAACATCTTCCGCTTCATGCAGGCCGGCTCGGAAGTTTCGGCGTTGCTGGGGCGGATGCCGTCGGCGGTGGGCTATCAGCCGACGCTCGCCTCGGAAATGGGCGCGCTCGAAGAGCGCATCACCTCCACACGCAAGGGTTCGATCACGTCGGTGCAGGCGGTGTACGTGCCCGCCGACGACCTGACCGACCCGGCCGTAGCGACGACATTCTCCCACCTCGACGCCACCACGGTGTTGTCGCGCTCGATTTCGGACAAAGGCATCTACCCGGCCGTCGATCCGCTGGCCTCGAACTCGCGCATCCTCGAACCGCGCTTCGTCGGCGACGAGCACTACCAAGTCGCGCGCCGCGTGCAAGAGATCTTGCAGCGCAACAAAGATCTGCAGGACATCATCGCGATCCTCGGTGTCGAGGAACTGTCGGAGGAAGACAAAGTCGCGGTGCGCCGCGCGCGCCGCATCCAGCGTTTCTTGAGCCAGCCGTTCTTCGTGGCCGAAGCCTTCACGGGCCGCTCCGGCAAGTACGTGCCGCTCAAGGAGACGATCGCGGGCTTCAAGGAACTCGTCGAAGGAAAACTCGACGATCTGCCGGAGCAGGCGTTCTACATGTGCGGCAACATCGACGAGGCGAAGGCCAACGCCGACAAGATGAAGTCAGCCGCCTAA
- the atpC gene encoding ATP synthase F1 subunit epsilon, whose protein sequence is MPALTHLSLVTPASIKFDGDVEIVIAPGAAGDLGVLANHAPLLTSLRAGVVKANAVEAGRIEFAVDGGFMQVVKDRVIVLTETALTAQEVDVEAARSDLKRAEEALALKKGGDETDERQAKAWAQARLDVTHRPVSA, encoded by the coding sequence ATGCCGGCTCTGACCCATCTCTCGCTCGTCACGCCCGCCTCGATCAAATTCGACGGCGACGTCGAGATCGTCATCGCGCCGGGCGCGGCCGGCGACCTGGGCGTGCTGGCCAACCACGCGCCATTGCTGACCTCGCTGCGCGCCGGCGTCGTCAAAGCCAACGCCGTCGAAGCGGGGCGCATCGAGTTCGCGGTCGACGGCGGCTTCATGCAGGTCGTGAAGGATCGCGTGATCGTGCTCACCGAGACCGCGCTGACCGCCCAAGAGGTGGATGTCGAAGCCGCGCGCTCGGACCTCAAGCGCGCCGAGGAGGCGCTGGCTTTGAAAAAAGGCGGCGACGAAACGGACGAGCGCCAAGCCAAAGCCTGGGCGCAGGCCCGTCTCGACGTCACGCATCGACCCGTCAGCGCGTAA
- the murA gene encoding UDP-N-acetylglucosamine 1-carboxyvinyltransferase — MLDPFEGLHTRLIIEGGRRLEGVLDAPGAKNAALPIMAASVLAEGEVVLHHVPRITDVDVMAAILESLGARVREQPGGTLVIDTSSVNSHAAPYALVSRLNASFDITGALLARFGRAEVPQPGGCILGPRTVDLHLKGFEALGAAINLEHGSIVAVAEQLSGANIALAKSSVGATKNIMLAASKARGTTTIENAAQEPEVVDLADFLNLMGARVRGQGTSTIQVEGVRRLHGAEHTVIPDRIVAGTYLMAGAITGGDVTVRGIDPVMLAGLTDKLEATGCRITPEGVSVRVQGQPKWAPVDVMTAPYPGFPTDLQAPFVAYLSLAVGTSLVEETIFDARFVYVSELARMGADIKVSGRSAVVRGVDKLKDAVVEAPDIRAGGALALAALAAEGTSEIGGLEFIDRGYEFFEERLASLGASAARRSGVAPIMPKADITITEKLPRVVTPFRARS; from the coding sequence ATGTTAGATCCTTTTGAGGGCCTGCACACCAGGCTGATCATCGAAGGCGGCAGACGTCTCGAGGGCGTTCTCGACGCGCCCGGCGCGAAGAACGCTGCGCTGCCGATCATGGCCGCTTCCGTCCTCGCCGAAGGCGAGGTCGTGCTGCATCACGTGCCGCGCATCACCGACGTGGACGTCATGGCCGCCATCCTCGAAAGTCTCGGCGCGCGCGTACGCGAACAACCGGGCGGCACGCTCGTCATCGACACGTCATCGGTCAACTCGCACGCGGCGCCGTACGCGCTGGTGAGCCGGCTCAACGCATCGTTCGACATCACCGGCGCGCTGCTCGCGCGTTTCGGGCGCGCCGAAGTGCCGCAGCCCGGCGGCTGCATTCTCGGTCCCCGCACCGTCGATCTGCACTTGAAGGGTTTCGAAGCGCTCGGCGCGGCCATCAATCTCGAGCACGGCTCCATCGTCGCGGTCGCCGAGCAACTCAGCGGCGCGAACATCGCGCTGGCGAAATCCAGCGTCGGCGCGACGAAGAACATCATGCTCGCGGCGAGCAAAGCTCGCGGCACGACGACGATCGAAAACGCGGCCCAAGAGCCCGAGGTCGTCGATCTCGCCGACTTCCTCAACCTCATGGGTGCGCGCGTGCGCGGTCAGGGAACGTCCACCATCCAGGTCGAGGGCGTGCGCCGGCTGCATGGCGCCGAGCACACCGTGATCCCAGACCGCATCGTAGCCGGCACCTATCTGATGGCCGGGGCGATCACCGGCGGCGACGTCACCGTGCGCGGCATCGACCCGGTCATGCTGGCCGGACTGACCGACAAGCTCGAAGCGACCGGCTGCCGCATCACGCCCGAAGGCGTCAGCGTGCGGGTCCAAGGGCAGCCGAAGTGGGCTCCGGTCGATGTGATGACCGCCCCATACCCGGGTTTTCCGACCGATTTGCAGGCCCCGTTCGTCGCATATTTAAGTCTTGCGGTCGGCACCTCGCTGGTGGAGGAGACGATCTTCGATGCGCGCTTCGTGTACGTGAGCGAACTCGCGCGCATGGGAGCGGATATCAAGGTGTCGGGGCGCAGCGCGGTGGTCCGAGGCGTCGACAAACTCAAGGATGCCGTGGTCGAGGCGCCGGACATCCGAGCAGGCGGGGCCCTGGCGCTCGCGGCTCTGGCGGCGGAGGGGACGAGCGAGATCGGCGGGCTCGAGTTCATCGACCGGGGCTATGAGTTCTTCGAGGAGCGCCTTGCGTCGCTGGGCGCGTCTGCGGCGCGGCGCAGCGGAGTCGCGCCCATCATGCCGAAAGCCGATATCACTATCACCGAAAAACTACCGCGCGTGGTCACGCCCTTCCGGGCGCGTTCGTAA
- a CDS encoding rod shape-determining protein, with protein MEIGIDLGTANVLVYVRGKGIVLREPSVVARDTRSGKTLAVGEEARLMLGKTPSSIQAIRPLRDGVIADFEVTEAMLNYFIKKVTRDNGFFSFLRPKPSVTICVPAEITSVEERAVRDAAKLAGARSVDIIEEPMAAALGAGLPIDGPNGNMVVDIGGGTTDVAVISLGGIVAAQSIRVAGNKLDEAITRHIRRVYNLMIGERTAEDIKLQVGSAYRLDQELTMDIRGRDLINGLPKTVTITSEEVREAMSEPLGQIVDAVKAVLEKTPPELGADIIDRGLVLTGGGALLRGLDALLSEVTGIPVIVADDPLSCVAIGTGLRVRL; from the coding sequence TTGGAAATCGGGATCGATCTAGGGACGGCCAACGTTCTCGTGTACGTGCGCGGCAAGGGCATCGTGCTGCGCGAGCCGTCGGTGGTCGCGCGCGACACGCGTAGCGGTAAGACGCTCGCCGTCGGCGAGGAAGCCCGCTTGATGCTCGGCAAGACGCCGAGCTCCATCCAAGCCATTCGCCCGTTGCGCGACGGCGTCATCGCCGACTTCGAAGTCACCGAAGCGATGCTCAACTATTTCATCAAGAAGGTCACGCGTGACAACGGTTTCTTCTCGTTCCTCCGGCCGAAGCCGTCGGTCACGATCTGCGTGCCCGCCGAGATCACTTCGGTCGAGGAGCGCGCCGTGCGCGACGCCGCCAAACTGGCGGGCGCGAGGAGCGTGGACATCATCGAAGAACCGATGGCGGCAGCGCTGGGCGCCGGCTTGCCGATCGACGGTCCAAACGGCAACATGGTGGTCGATATCGGCGGCGGCACCACGGATGTCGCAGTGATCTCGCTCGGCGGCATCGTGGCCGCGCAATCGATCCGCGTGGCCGGCAACAAGCTCGACGAAGCGATCACGCGGCACATCCGGCGCGTCTACAACCTCATGATCGGCGAACGCACGGCTGAAGATATCAAATTGCAAGTGGGCTCCGCGTACCGGCTCGATCAAGAGCTGACGATGGACATCCGCGGTCGCGATCTCATCAACGGTCTGCCGAAGACGGTCACGATCACGTCCGAAGAGGTGCGCGAGGCCATGTCCGAGCCGCTCGGGCAGATCGTCGACGCCGTGAAGGCCGTGCTGGAGAAGACGCCTCCCGAATTGGGCGCCGACATCATCGATCGCGGGCTCGTGCTGACGGGCGGCGGCGCACTGCTGCGCGGCCTGGACGCGCTGCTCAGCGAGGTGACCGGCATCCCCGTGATCGTCGCGGACGATCCGCTCTCGTGCGTCGCGATCGGCACCGGTCTGCGGGTGCGTCTCTGA
- a CDS encoding amylo-alpha-1,6-glucosidase produces MRSLAAEPVYAADDGEPGYRYPIDRLLNGTSLGNPETFLKLTPQSDVAGLWSALDDQEYCGRWVTHVYVGGERSRAIETTFRPAFQETAYSCGALSVRKRTFLPMLGEHLQVVYQVVEVENPTNEPYDAAIMCDVHYPAFVWPGMYKVPDEVQRAKRMENREQNHVIVSTTIGREHEVRVFGADAEVVATYAGDRGFSRTFRAHVPPRASARVSVTMVISDKGDRAALASNRKAPRADVALAQTEAFYRDLARTADVKTPDPLINRAFDWAKINTVRVQHRFPAGWGFTNDPSQDIVVVRDAAWYAMGSDYVTPQFTRGMMDLVAEHGIEDGGKITEYILACADPPVSADYDLNINDDTPLMVGAVYHHYAVTGDQDVLARYWPMVRGACDWILAQIVDGLVYSHSQEANVWGIAGWRNIIPQSQISGTVTEINCECSYALRLAARLAQDAGDGARAERYLLASERLRDEINRRLISDKHGFYLLNIDPEGVPHHDLTGDQIFPVIFGVADQTRKRAILDLLYTSNFWTPFGVRTVARGQEEYDPDYGLQLMGGVWPNLTAWVAYSSKTYSPRKLTAGMRNIWKISEVENPRAYQNVVPGLFPERLSGESYKSRGMAMSPWMPPTYVWLTFEGLLGFEPTVDGLRINPHLPSDWKWAGVRNVTVRGETMSCFYYRRVLYTTRPVASRSKCVVLDQDVSEHVESDAPFTLALRNAERTLVFIGTDEPGTYRVTVKPPLTGEVERHEVVLRAGDARMLELRKKRK; encoded by the coding sequence GTGAGATCCCTCGCGGCGGAGCCGGTCTACGCCGCGGACGACGGCGAGCCTGGCTACCGTTACCCTATCGACAGACTTCTCAACGGCACGAGCCTCGGCAACCCCGAAACGTTTCTCAAACTGACCCCGCAAAGCGACGTGGCGGGGTTGTGGAGCGCGCTCGACGATCAGGAGTATTGCGGGCGCTGGGTCACGCACGTCTACGTCGGCGGTGAACGGTCGCGGGCCATCGAGACGACCTTCCGCCCCGCCTTCCAAGAGACGGCATATAGCTGCGGCGCGCTGTCCGTTCGCAAGCGCACCTTTTTGCCCATGCTCGGCGAGCACTTGCAAGTGGTCTACCAAGTCGTCGAGGTCGAGAATCCGACCAACGAGCCGTATGACGCGGCCATCATGTGCGACGTGCACTACCCGGCGTTCGTGTGGCCGGGCATGTACAAGGTGCCCGACGAGGTGCAGCGGGCCAAGCGCATGGAGAACCGCGAGCAGAACCACGTCATCGTGTCGACGACCATCGGCCGCGAGCACGAAGTGCGCGTGTTCGGAGCCGACGCCGAAGTCGTCGCAACCTATGCGGGCGATCGTGGGTTCTCGCGTACCTTCCGCGCGCACGTGCCGCCGCGCGCGAGCGCGCGCGTGTCCGTGACGATGGTGATCAGCGACAAAGGCGATCGCGCGGCGCTCGCGTCGAACCGCAAAGCGCCGCGCGCTGACGTCGCGCTCGCGCAGACCGAAGCGTTCTACCGCGACCTGGCGCGCACCGCGGACGTCAAGACGCCGGATCCGCTGATCAATCGCGCGTTTGATTGGGCGAAGATCAACACCGTGCGCGTGCAGCACCGCTTTCCCGCCGGCTGGGGATTCACCAATGATCCCTCACAAGACATCGTGGTGGTGCGCGATGCGGCGTGGTACGCGATGGGATCCGACTATGTCACGCCGCAATTCACGCGCGGAATGATGGATCTGGTGGCCGAGCACGGCATCGAAGACGGCGGCAAGATCACCGAATATATCCTCGCGTGCGCCGATCCGCCGGTCAGCGCCGATTACGATCTCAACATCAATGATGACACGCCGCTCATGGTCGGCGCGGTGTATCACCACTATGCGGTCACGGGCGATCAGGACGTGCTGGCGCGCTACTGGCCGATGGTGCGCGGGGCGTGCGATTGGATCCTCGCGCAGATCGTGGACGGGCTCGTCTATTCGCATTCGCAGGAAGCCAACGTGTGGGGCATCGCGGGCTGGCGCAATATCATCCCGCAAAGCCAGATCAGCGGCACGGTGACGGAGATCAACTGCGAGTGCTCGTACGCGCTGCGGCTCGCCGCTCGGCTCGCACAGGACGCGGGCGACGGCGCGCGCGCGGAGAGGTACCTGCTCGCCTCCGAGCGCCTTCGCGATGAGATCAACCGCCGGCTGATCAGCGACAAACACGGCTTTTACCTCCTCAACATCGACCCCGAAGGCGTGCCGCACCACGACCTCACGGGCGATCAGATCTTTCCGGTGATTTTCGGCGTCGCCGACCAGACGCGCAAGCGAGCGATTTTGGACCTGCTCTACACCTCGAACTTTTGGACCCCGTTCGGCGTGCGCACGGTGGCGCGCGGCCAGGAAGAGTACGATCCCGACTACGGTCTGCAGCTCATGGGCGGCGTATGGCCAAATCTGACCGCCTGGGTGGCGTACAGCTCAAAGACATATTCGCCGCGCAAACTCACCGCGGGCATGCGCAACATCTGGAAGATCAGCGAAGTCGAGAACCCGCGCGCGTATCAGAACGTCGTGCCGGGGCTGTTCCCCGAACGGCTGTCGGGCGAGTCATACAAGAGCCGCGGCATGGCGATGAGTCCGTGGATGCCGCCGACGTACGTGTGGCTCACCTTCGAAGGACTGCTGGGCTTCGAGCCGACCGTCGACGGACTGCGCATCAATCCCCATCTGCCCTCCGACTGGAAATGGGCCGGCGTGCGCAACGTGACGGTGCGCGGCGAGACGATGTCCTGTTTTTATTACCGGCGCGTGTTGTACACGACGCGGCCGGTGGCATCGCGCAGCAAATGCGTCGTCTTGGACCAGGACGTCAGCGAGCACGTGGAAAGCGATGCGCCGTTCACGCTGGCGCTTCGCAACGCGGAGCGGACGCTCGTCTTCATCGGGACCGACGAGCCCGGCACGTACCGCGTGACCGTCAAACCGCCGCTTACGGGCGAGGTCGAACGGCATGAAGTCGTGCTGCGCGCCGGGGACGCGCGCATGCTCGAACTCCGCAAAAAAAGAAAATAA
- a CDS encoding L-threonylcarbamoyladenylate synthase, whose translation MPARRTLRVNGLPDAGALRDAAACVAGGGILIFPTDTVYGIGCDPDDFQAVAAIFSAKRRAAHKPLAVHVAEPDEARLFARVLTVAAERLMHTLWPGPLAIVVERAPGRAAAAACDGATLSLRCPDDAACASILRATGPLAATSANFSGKAAFTGKSEDESMLPDADLAIITGPTRGGRESTVLDCTSNAVRVLRHGALEEAQISRALAGCEGVSLVT comes from the coding sequence ATGCCCGCTCGGCGCACACTGCGCGTAAACGGCCTGCCCGATGCGGGCGCGCTTCGCGACGCGGCGGCGTGCGTGGCCGGCGGCGGCATTCTCATTTTTCCCACCGATACCGTGTACGGCATCGGTTGCGATCCCGACGACTTCCAAGCGGTCGCCGCGATTTTCTCCGCCAAGCGCAGAGCGGCGCATAAGCCGCTTGCCGTACATGTCGCCGAGCCGGACGAGGCGCGATTGTTCGCGCGCGTGCTGACCGTGGCCGCTGAGAGGCTCATGCACACGCTGTGGCCCGGTCCGCTGGCGATCGTCGTCGAGCGAGCGCCCGGTCGTGCCGCAGCCGCTGCATGCGATGGAGCGACGCTTTCGCTGCGCTGCCCTGACGACGCCGCATGCGCGAGCATTTTGCGTGCGACCGGTCCGCTTGCTGCGACGTCCGCGAACTTTTCGGGGAAAGCAGCGTTTACAGGAAAGAGTGAAGATGAGAGCATGCTGCCCGACGCCGACCTCGCGATCATCACAGGTCCGACTCGCGGCGGCCGAGAAAGCACCGTCCTCGATTGCACGAGCAATGCCGTCCGGGTGCTCCGCCACGGAGCACTTGAAGAAGCGCAGATTTCACGCGCCCTCGCAGGCTGCGAGGGCGTTTCGTTGGTGACGTAG